In the genome of Thunnus albacares chromosome 8, fThuAlb1.1, whole genome shotgun sequence, the window GTtaagtgtgttagcatgttaacattttctaattagcagGACACACAACTCAGGCTTGATATTGGTttgcactagatgaaaagtcaaaggtcaccaaagtcattagaatttATCTTCTGGGGCACAATGAAGGCTTGTACCAAATTTAaaggcaatccatccaatggttgttgagatatttcagtctgaactcaATTGGTGAACTGACTGACAGctcaacattgccatccctgcATTCACACTGTGAGTGTAGCTAAAACCCACAGCTACTGTTTAACACAGGAGCATTGGAACATCATGCCACCATTCAGTCAGGTGGATTTAATAAAGGCAAGCCAACATGTTGTGAGATATGAGTGCCCCCGCCGTATTTGGTGATGGCCTTTGGTGATACAGATAGCCCAGCGCGGAAATGTCACCCAGTTAACCTGCTCTATGTGACAAACCAGATaagacaaacaggaaatggCTTTTCATCTGCCCGCCATGCTATCTCAATTACGATTTGatttcatgtactgtacatgtggtTAAGTCTCCTGTGTGTGTTGATGCCTCAGTGTGATGTGacttctttttctattttttttttttaagaaatcaATTTCCAGGGCTTGAGATCAAGCAGTGAGCAAAAGTGAATGTTATTGCTTGggaaagagctgaaacaggCCAGGGAGAAACGGGAGCAGAGACATGtgagaaatgtcaaaataatagGTTATTATTTGCAGTAAGACTCTGCTCTGCTTTCCATTTTTACAGGCTGTCCTATCCTATATCTGTTGTTCGGGAAAGGTGCCCTGTAACTAAGGATGAAATGTATTGGCTCTGCTGAATGTCAGGGCTGGGGGGGAAGTAGCAACACCTTAAAAATGGCTGCTGCCTCCAGACATGGCACAAATGGCAAAGATGGTGTCAAGGTGACCTGGCACTGAAGGAATGGCTCCTCATTGCTGTGCACCAGCAGTGTAGAGATGTTACATGTGGCCTTAAGGCAGATGTTGTTTATGAGTAATATCTAATTAGAATAGCAAAGTGAATAAAGCAATTACATGCATAGGACATTCTCTTCTTTTCTATGGGCACCAAAGGACATGCCAACATCATGTTAATCCCAAGCAAACAGAAACTGCAATGCTCTTTTCATTCAATTTTACTTACAAACATCATGACTGGACTATATGTATAAGGAATATTGTAGACACTGTTATCAAAGATTATTTCAAGGATTATATAAAGGTCGTTGTAAATACAACAGaacaaaaagcacaatttaaACCCCTAATGGGATATTGTAagaatattatacatttttttcattacaagAAAATAAAGGGAACACGTATTTCAAAAGAACGCAATCATGTAAAAGCATCACAGGTCATATCTGAAAATCTCAGTGTTCAATCACTGctggaatctgtgtgtttgatttagAGCTTTGTCAACAATCAGAGATGTATAAAGCCCTGAACCCTGCACCGGTAATCCAAGGGACAAACTATAAACACCAACCTTTAGTCTGGCAGTAAAGGACATCATCTTGTTCTTTAGTCCAAATCTTTGATGGAATGAGCTGTCTTTGATTTCCCACAGGAGGCAGACAGCAAAAGACCTGGGTGTTGCGTTCACTGATTTTCAACTGAACTGCTGTTCAAACTGACAGGCCACATAGAAGTCAAGAGCTGAGCGACTGTTGTTTGAATGGCATTCACAAACTGTAGAGTGAAGCTACAGTTGTCTGATTAGGCCATCCTTCTCTCAGTCCTAATTATGTGGAGCTGGAACAGAAGCAAGAGGCTGTGAAGGCCCTGCGTCATTAGCTTTAATCAACCCTGGATAccctgaaacaaaaacaacacacacacgcacgcatgcatgcacacacgcacgcaaacacacaggcacgcacacacacgcacgcacacacacacacacacatgcacacacacacacacacacacacacacacacacacacacacacacacacacacacacacgcacacgcacacacgcacacacgcacacacacacacacacacacacacgcacacacacacacacagcctgacaGTGAGTCAATACCTGACATTCATCATTTTGGTCCAGCCAGGCTTTTTAATTACTGCAATGAATTCCCTACATGGCTCCAGTCACCAGTCACCTGCTAAACATTGTTGAGGTTTTGCTTTGTCTAGACACTATTAAATAAATGGTCAAGGTAATCCGGCTTTGTTCTCTCTTTGgtaaatattaaagaaaatggGAAATGCATCTAATTTACAGCTACTGGACTCAGAACTCTGAGAACAAAAATAAGGCCTCCTCATCATTCTGATTACCTGTTTCTGATGTCACGGATTGCGTAAAACTTGAATCCTTTcctaaaaccattaaacatAATTACCTAATGTCTCTCTAGTGTCTGAAATGTGCAAGGTGATTTCAGAAATGGAGCACAGCCAGTCTGCACACCTAATTCTCAACAAGTGCTGTGTGAAAGTCTATGTGAATGATGCAGAATATCATCAGTATGGATATCACAGTCCCTGAATGACGCAAACCAGCCCTGTTTGGCACGCCACGCAAGTATGACTGCATAAAAACGGCCTTTTGCATAAATTACTTGTCTCTGAAGCAGCTGCCCTGCCCCCCATAAATGCGTTATTATACATGATGAGGGTTTGATTGGATGTTCTAGGAGGAACAGGGGACCTGAAATCACGGCCCCAATTTCCCATTACCTTCATCTATTTGGTTATATCAAGATGCAGTCTAAGTTTTCCATATGTGTAGTTGTTGACCTCCAGTTTGTAGTAGGGCTGTATTTCATTTGAGAGTGTGAGATGTTTAAACAAAGTCTTATTAAATGGTGATTATGAGCCTATCCAATGTTAATCCTGCTGTCTTTGCTGGGTGAGTGCAATATATTATGATGTGGAATACAGGATGGGTTTGTGGGATATAGCGACCCCCGCAGGCCAGCAGTTATACTGCTATactcctctgtctttttctgtctttcctgacagaaagacaggcagagagagataaaggcaagtgcagtattttatatatgtatataaaggcAAATTCTTAGCATTATAATTTTAAAGAATCAGTCGACACTGATACAATGACACTAATGGTTGTCACTTAGTAAGTAAACAGTGATTGTGATTAAGTGGAACAATTAAACTgtcataaaaatgattaaatcgaacacattttgtgtaatttgtaaGTCCTGCGGGCAAAAGGCTGTCAGATGGTGAAGTACTGTACAAACATAACAGAAACAGTATGTTGCGGCTTCAAAGCAACGCGTTGACCTGACATATTTGTCTCTTATCGGCTTCTGTACTTCCACCAGGAAGTAACTAAACAAGttcattcattgtggacagttTGAGAGCATTTTGTGCAGGCGGTATTGTAATTATTAAATACTCATTTTGTTTCAAAATGCGGAGGAGAAACGAAGCTCAAGCGTCAAGCAATGAACCTGTCAATGCTGACAGAAAGGTAACGCGTCGTTATCAGGTGTCACTGGTTGCAGCTTAACTGCAGTTGGCTACATGTGACAGCTGATATTtaccagctaacattagctggcTGGTTATGAACACCAGCCTGCTTGTCGTTCAAATCAGAAAGTGTGTGCTAAACTATGTCTAACAAAACTATATTGTAACTCACGTACGAAGAAAACCATGAGTATCAATGGTTCTTAATTTCGGCATACATCCACGACAATTCATTGCCAATATTTGCAGTAGTTTGTCTGTCACTGGGTTTTCCATTTAAATAACATTACATAGTTGTTAACATTAGCTCTGTTTCCCTAAGTTAACTCCTTTGTTTCTGatgataattaaatataatgcaTTGATTGCAGGTCATTTGTCAGGGCATACAACTACGGTCTCGCAGGTGTCACAATACGTTTGTATGATATTGTATTGtatgatgatatgatatgatatgtaccgtatgtttatgtttgcagGTTAAAGTAGGTTTTCCACTGTGGGATGCTAGGTTGAGGTTAATGTGTGAGTTAATATTGTAGTTTCTTCTCTACATAAACCAGGATGCAGATCAAGGACTGCGCAGCAAAGCTGAAGTTAAAGGCAAACTCTCTTATGGCTCTGTACTCCTGAACATTGGAAAGTGTTTGCTTTTAATCATCATCGTCCCCCCATTCCTCAACTATGCATCGCTGCAGAGAGAAGGGCAGATGCTCTTGCCCAAAGGTTCTCTTGTTTAAGTCTAACAAAGTCATTGTTCcttttcaatttaatttgattaaaccTGCAAAACAGATGTGTTAATTAGACTGCCACTATTAGGAGGCTGTCAGCAGGTTTTTCTATGAAGTTCTCAAAGCCAAATGAGACTTCATCTGTGAAGCTTATTCTGTGTCTCTTTTGTTCTGTTCCCTCTTACTTCCAGATGGCCAGATTGTTGATGTTGGCTTGGGTCAAAAGATGCATCTTCTGTGTAAAGGACAAGGAAAACCAGTTGGTAATAAAACATCCTCCATCCTATGAATTTAAATTGCTTTCTTTCTATTACTAAAAAGCGGTCaacattttctgtctgtgtggcttgtttgtgtcttttgagCTCAGGCTGAccagtctgtttttctttagttATACTGGATGCACCAACTGGAATGTCCTCAGACATTTGGTTTCATGTCCAAGAGAGTGTTGCTACATTAACAAAGGTGAGGAAATGACACAATATTCATGTATTATATTGAATAGGtgtattttatattactgtGTTAAACAAGTGGGCTCAACACAACTGAAATATATCTGAAATGTTAGATGAATCATTAATGACCTACGCTGTGGATGAGTTTGCATGCTGACATAGGTTTTGGCTTTGAAGAACGAAGTCTGCCGTTGTTAAGTTTCTGTGGAAGCAGCTACTACTAATATGGccgtgttgtttttttgtcagggGCATGTAGGGACAGTCCCTGCCACATCGTCTCTGCTCAGCAAGGACCCAGCACAGCACAAAGTCTGGGCTGACAGCCTGCCCCATGTTGTTTGTCTGAAATGTGACCCAAATGAGGTCACAGGCTTGTTGGGGACGGGCCTAGATACATCTGAACTAGTAAATCACCACAGCagttacaaaaacaaacctACTGTGCACTGTTTTCATTTGCATCTGTATCATTTTAAGGGGAGATGCAAAGTTACTCAGCTgtcatgcattttaaaatgacttccCAGGATAGGAAAGAGCTGAGTCCTCATTGAGGGCATCTCATGTGTAAATAGAGCGTggtgttatttaaaaaaaacaaacaaacctctaATCCTGTGGTGTCCCTGTTTGTCACACTGCTCAGGTTTGCACCTATGACAGAATGGGACTGGGCTTCAGTAAGCGGCTGATGCAGAATGAGAGCACAGGAACTGAGAAAGTTTGGGGGATGTCAACGACTGGACGGTGAGCACCCTGCTTGTTGGCACTTATTCTGACTGCTTGTGACATAAAATGAAGGGTAACACTTTCTTTAGCCATGCATGCTGCTGTACACAAAGTCTACATTGTAAACATGTCAGTGTCAGTTTCAAATCACTTCTTTTATGCTGCCATGAAGTGGTTTCTGAATGAGTGAGTGGGCCGTTTTACACCTGTAGGGCCATCTGTCTCATTTTCCCATTGTTGCTGAGTTTGGGAAATTAATTTGTGCAAATTCTACGATGAGATTCAAGCCAAATGTTCAGTAGGTGTAGTATCTGTGTGTAGTGCAGGTGAATCTGCTGAGTCTGATTTCTGCTGGTTTTGGGAAGCCAGAATCTACTGTGGATCTACAGGTGATGCAGGCCTGGATCAATCAAAAAGCATCTCCTCACAAGACATCTTAGTTTGATTTCTGCATTAATAAGCTTGTATAGTTTCTATGGCAACCTACTGTAATGTTTGTCAGTTTCAGGATACTGTGGCTTAAGACATTAGGAGGAAAAATGATTTGGAAATAAGCCATGAGTTTGTGTAGGAGGAGATATAGCGACTCATATTCCTTCTAATCATCAACAAGGCGGCTGATGAAGGTCACAGATGACCTAATGTCTATTTAACATCTAAGGCAGTCATTTTTAGTGATGGATGCGTACTTGAGTTTAACAAGCCAAAGGATAGTTCTGtctaggactgcaactaactattTTTTTGAGtgactgattaattgtttcgccttaaaaatgtcagaaaatagtgaaaaatgcccatcacaattgGCCAGAGTTAATGGGGATGtcatcaaattgcttgttttgtccaaccaacagtccaaaatcaaaagaaagaacagaaaatcagcaatcctcacatttgagaaactggaactaTCAAGTGTTTGGCCTATTTAGCCATGCTAGCCATGTGGCTTGTtggttggtcagtccaccacacCACCCAGACTGAAATCTCTCAACATTTATTGGATGGGTTGCCATTGAAtctggtacaaacattcattgttcccagaagatgaatcttatagactttggtgatcccctgacttttcctgtagtgcCACCAAAAACGAATGGATGGATTGACAGGatatttggtacaaacattcatgtccccctcaggatgaattgtaataactttggtgatcatTCGTTCATCTagtgtcatcatcaggtcaacatttgaATTTGTCCACTACTTTAGTTTATGAAttaatacctgcaaaacaaatcaCATCGCCATCAGTCTCAGCTTTGTGtctagtgctaattagcaaatgttagcataccAGTAcgctaaactaaactaagatggtgaaaaCTAATTATGAAAACTAATTATGCCACCTAACCATCAgcatattattattgtcattgttagcatgctgacattggCATTCAGcgcaaagcactgctgtgcccaTGTACAGCCTCACggagccgctagcatggctgtagactctatTTCTTTTTGACTGATAAATCAGTGAAACAATTATCAgaattgttgcagattaatcTAATGTTGATCACGTTCAATACATTGCCAAATCACCTAATGTGCTGGTAATGACAGTGTGAGCTTCcgttcagttttgttttatgtgcaaTAAATATTCATTGGGCATCATAATCTTCTCCTTTGGCTGGTTGGAACTCTTAAATGTATCAGCCAGCAGAGACTGATGTGTGAGTGGGTACCTGCTTGCCTCTGCTGAACACACCACACCCACAGCCCTGTCCTATCTCATACTGCTGTGGGATCGGGCTCTAATCTTCCACTCTTTGACATCATAACGCATTTGTCAAGCCTTAAATCTGCCTAAGGGATGAGCAGACGAGATTCGCCGACGGTCAGCAGTCTAGTTTACCTTGGCATCTGGCCCAGAAGGGAGGTGCCTTCCCATCTGAGATGCAAGCAATCAATTTCCCAGAATTCAATATCCCAGGTAGTTTGATGActtcctaaccttaaccctgtgaGTCTTGTGAAATCTCTTCATTTCAGTATGAAACCTCAGGTTTGATTTATTAGCACAACAAACCCAGTACAGCAGATGGTTCTCagagaggagctgctgcagctcatgTAATGATGATACTCCATCTGATGATATAAGTTTGCTGGTGattgtttttcctgctgtgttttGCAATGGAGAGGAGCCAGCAGTCCCCTCCTTTATGCTGTCATTTGGGTTTCAGCAGTGCTGTTTATTCTGGTGCCATGTCTGGAAAGAGATTAAATACAGAACTAAAAATACTGCTGACCTTAACCTTCATTCAGTTGGTAACATTCTTTATTGTAATTTTAGGatataattatttttccttCCCTCTCAGGTCATTTTTGCTTCTTAATAATGACTCTCCAGTGATTTCTTGATAAACCTCTTAACGAGCAGATCAGAGATTAATGAGATTAATGATGGCCTGTCCTATTCATCTTTCATGTTAGTATTCCTAGGCCCAACTAGCTGAATACATCAACCTCCTGCCCCAGTTTGTAGTGTGTCCTGGTTTTGTGCAGAGACAGATGAGCTGTGTTGTCTTCCAGGATGGTGGACGATCTACACCGACTCCTGCAGGCTGCTGGGATAGCCAAGCCCTTCATCCTGGTCGGCTCCGAGCTCGGCGCACTCAACGGCAGGTTCTACAGCCACATTCATGATGCGTAAGTCTACTGTaaataattgataaaaatgatataaacgGCCAGTTAATGTAGTATAAAGTTTCCTGTGATTGATGATTTATGCCAAATTCCAACTTTAAAACggttcatttaaaatgatttaatcttCAGGCAATTATGGTGCAGTAGTTACTCTAAGATCATTCACAGGCAGCAAAGTAAAACTGCTGACACAATCCAAAATTTGTAATTTAGTGAGTGACATACAGAACAAGAACACCAAACATAGTAGCCAGAAGTAAAGaaagttaaaggataaggctggtgttattctgtattttttttttttattgtcaacaaatatgTTACCAATCTCTCAATAGTTTCTAACTTTATACCATGTCCATCGCTCTCAGTCCCATTTGTTCCtgctgaagatgtaaatctgtaaaaagATATATGGTGTATTTGTTGGGTAATATTTTCAGCTTTAGATTaaatagggtttttttttttgtcaagtcTTTCTTAACCTTCCTATTACATTGAAAAAACAATGAGTCATAGTGACGCACACTGTTTAAAAATACTCACGAACAGGCAAATAATCTTTTCATATGGCATTTAATTATGACTTGTCAAAGATTTGATATAtactcactggccactttattaggtacacctgtacaatctaatgcaatgcaatacaacagctctgccataaattctacatttacgaagcttatactttttcagtttttgtcgacattgtcagaaaggtgataattctactttatgtttattattgaggtggtagtgggtggtggttgtgtactggagtgtattatattgaatggtgttcctacAAGCACTAAGACctcaataacaaacata includes:
- the si:dkey-122a22.2 gene encoding uncharacterized protein si:dkey-122a22.2; protein product: MRRRNEAQASSNEPVNADRKDADQGLRSKAEVKGKLSYGSVLLNIGKCLLLIIIVPPFLNYASLQREGQMLLPKDGQIVDVGLGQKMHLLCKGQGKPVVILDAPTGMSSDIWFHVQESVATLTKVCTYDRMGLGFSKRLMQNESTGTEKVWGMSTTGRMVDDLHRLLQAAGIAKPFILVGSELGALNGRFYSHIHDAQVSDLVLIDPIPEDIFEEDQWKEYWYGKLLPSLQAKQFSAATGLSRMLIILGAIEPTIKGENVSEEVIQRQKYLLSNPAHQSSAVDEHYFLNESASQVRDITKFKPLSSRTSVSVITGDSFDQQIPEHLNQMVSKLQKKFLEESYPSTNHIHIKGADRRMIYKKPSAISQHLRKLVNQRQAKQLRE